The segment TGCATCGCCTGTTATTCTCTCCCTGCATTAGCACAACTTAACTCCCAATGATTTAACTACAacaacgacgacaacaacaacaacatgatcaTCAGTGGGGCCGTGCATGCCTTTTCAGAACTATTCTCTCGTGTCGGTGCATGCACTAGTATGcatgtgtgcgcgtgtgtgcacttgtgtgtacgtgtgtgggAGGGCTAGTTGTGAAAAGAGGTTGTCAGAGCAGCTGCCAGACAGACAGCCATAGCTCATTACTATGCAACAGCTTAATCAGCCTGCTgtcatcagacacacacacacacactcgtacataCACTCCACATGCAAATTTTACACATGACTGCATACGTAttcgtacacaaacacacatccctAATACGCACTCGAGTGCACAGTCGCCgctcgcacaaacacacagagatggagCAGCAGACACGCTGTTGTCGGTTTCAGCTTATTGCAATTGAGCACTGATTGTTGAGAGGGCACTCCAGGgactcttgtgtgtgtgtgtgtgtgtgtgtgtgtttctgttaaaaACAAGCGGCCTGCAGCGTTGCCAAGAACCTGTCTGAATCCTCACGTCACCAAAAAGCTTGTGACACCCTTTGTCTTCCCcatctgggctttttttttttttttttaaaggcaagGACACAAGGACCCAGAATTCCTCACTACACCCCCCTGACACTCGCTGACAAATTTAGAAAACGTCCATGGAAAAAAAGGTCTTATTTAATGTTGATAACCCACTTGTCTTCCCAACTGCAGTGCCGCAGGAGCGTTGTAGTAGGCGCGCGTCTTCACGCTCCTGCCGTAACACAAACTCATCCTTGCAGGCTAAACGCTGCAGCAAAATGGCCACACAGGTGGTCGCAGCTGTTAACGACCGAACACAACAGACAAGTGGATTTCTCAGCAAGCAAGCCGAAAGGTGCTAAAGGGCAAACGACATGCAGAATATAAATGTGGGCCACGGCAAATTCCCTCACCGGTTACTAAACAAGCATGACCGGGCTATTACTGTGAAGTAATACATTAATGGTTGGCACAGGCACGGAGCGTCCAGTGGTTAGAGGAAGCCTGAAGGTCACAGGTTTGACGGCCAAGTGTGGGTTCTGTGGAAGTGGTTTTAAAATCAGCTCATCACTTGtcaagcctttttttaaaaaacgccAACTAACTGCATAAAAATTGGCACTTTTTCCTGACAGGATCTGTTCCTTTTTAGCAAGTACCAGAGGTGAtggatgctaaaaaaaaaaacattttaggacATGGCAGAGAAATATTTTAGGAAGAGAGTTTGCATGTAGATAGCCGTCAAGAGATAAAGACGAATGTTTTTTATGAAGGTGAGCTTTAGCAGAGCCTAGATTCCCTCTGATGTGCAGAGATGATCTACTGCGAGGCGCAAAGCTGGCGGCTGATTGAAAGCGTGTTGTTGAGTTTGACTGAAGACGGGGATACATCAGCAGGATTGGACTGGCTtatcggaggaggaggaggtggaggtggtggaggtggtgaaaTGGAAGAGGGAGACAAGAGTGACAAAGAGAGAACCGGCTGACGTTTGGCTAATTCTGTCAGCGGCTCGGAAACTTGTGCAGCTCGGAAGTCAAATTCGAGGCAACGCAAGTCGGACCTCCGCCCACATCTTTTAGAGAGAAAGCGCTTCGTGGCCGCAAAGCTGACGCAGTCATTGGCGCTGATTGACGTGGAGAAATGTGTTGTTCTTATATGGCAAGCTGCGAGCTTTATAGTATTTAATTAAAGCTGTCTTAGAGGAGCTTTAGGATCACAACATATCATGCAGCCTCATTACCTTAAGACcgctgggggggaaaaaaagtgggAGAGACATTTTTATCTTCCTGCCACTCTTTGGGCTCAGTCCCAACCTTTAGAAATCCATCATGATGGATGAAAGTCACCGTACAGTGGTGCGGCGTTTGATAAGTGCaaggtcacaggtttgattccTACATCAGCGGAAATACTCGTCCTTGAGCAAGACCTCCCAGCGCGCCCATTAGGACTTATCCCGGATTAGAGTGTCATCTTAATGTAAGATGGAAGGCATGGCGTGTGCCACAGCCGCCGCTGGAATAAAAGCCCCGAAAATGTCATGTGAAGTGGtgctgacagacagctgctaAACCCAAACCTAAACACAGCCCTTAGCCAAATACTACTGGGTGTAATAGAGCggcattatgtttgtgtgtgaccttCTCTGGTGTCTCGCCTACACCACCTGCATCTGTTCACCGAGCCGAGCTCTGACAAGTCAGGCACCCACCAGGGAAACACTCGCCGTGTGTGCACGCTGAGCGTTCAGGAGCTTGTTTAGCAGCGTTCTATTTCTACAGGTCAGGACAGTGAGCTCGATCAACACATTAGTTCTTCATTTGTGTTCTCAGCCGCACCTTTATCTTCTCACAGCTGTttgtctccctttctctctctctctccaggcgTTGAACTTAACCTAGGGCGTCTCTCTCGATGACAGATTGACTGATGTGCAGGTTTCGTCAGCTCCGCCTAAACAAGCACGAGCCGTTCCGTGCCGGCTGGGAACCTGTCAGcgtttttttggcttttttagATGTTGTTTTATCATCCTCCACACACGCGCTCGCCCTCGCAGTTCATGTGCAGtgtgcacaaacactgaaaattgTGCAGTTAGTTCGATTGCAGCTATTGCAGTCATTAAGGATGACGTACTCCAGAGTATCTGAAGTCCAAGGTTACATGTTGAAACGTCTTCCAGAACTCCCAATTAATCACACGTAAACACaatgagcaaaaataaaaagcaggcACAGTTTTCTGACGCAGACGCTGGCAATGAAAGTGTTGCCATTTTCGATTCGTTTGCATGAATCCGGCCGCTGACTGGTTACGAGATACCGATCAGCCTGCCGGAGCGATCTGATTATGTGAAACGGAGACCGCGAGCCACGGCAGACAGTCACACAGGCCAAGTCTATCTTCAGAATGGATGGCGGGGGGGTTCTAAATTTGGGATCAAAAATGCAATTCAGAACTTGTTACGCAAAGAGAAAAGGTTTCATTATCTCTggcttctttctgtttattcCCCCGAAAAAAGAGCTGcattggtaaaaaaaatatgtgcgCAGCTGCCGTGGAATAGTAATCTTTAATACAATGTAATGCATGCATTAAACTGCTGCCTGGAGACAAACGTGTCCATTTGACATGCACAGTGTAAAGTGTGAATTAGCTGTGCTTCTATCCTGTGCACACATTTATACTTTAcaagacatgaagacagagtTTCCTTTCGGCCATAAAACCAGTTACCTTATCTGTACATCTCTCTTAGACGTATTGTTAACTTCTTGGCAGGGTTCACCCTCctctacactttttttttccagctttttaCAGGGTCAAGAATCAAACAAATCTCTTTAAATCAAAAACCAATCTGGTTCTTTAGCAGGCAGCATGTGTGGGTGAAAGCCAActtacagcaaaaaaaaaactaccacCACCGTTTGGCTGCTGTTTTAATGCCAGTGTTAATTTCCCACTCCCGACCGCACCGAACGTGCAACTAGCAGAGATCGACACGTTTGACTCTCACCCTCAGAGCGTGTTTTCGTTCGCCTCAAGCGCTAATAACCTCAAATTCcggggtttgtttttgtgttgttcgTGCGACACCTTTTGGCGCTAAATGCCGCGTGACGCACATCCTCAGTTTTGGAATCATTCCCCAAGGCCGCGACTGATTTATTTACCGGATCCGGATGGAGAGAGGGGACAAAATGTGACGACAGTAAAATGAAATCGCATCTATAAACAGTTGTCACGCGCGTAAAACAGGCCGCATATGCACCGATCAGTGTCCGATCATCTCATCTAAATGATTACTTATaattcacacgcacacacacacacacttggctcAGTCGTGTGGGTTACTGGTTTAAGCGCTCACACAGCATACAAACACTGAGTGTGCACCGGGGACAATGAAGCTGGCTGTTATCACGTCACTGTGGCTCAAGATTACGGCTACGTGATAAGCCTGTAATTACTGCGGTGACACTGATGCatgacacactgctgtgtgtgtgtgtgtgtgtgtgtgtgtgtgtgtgtgtgtgtgtgtgtgcaggcggGCCTGTGTTAGAGAGGAGAGTGTGGTGTAGTGTGGCTAGCGGGCTGTAGAAGGTGTCATAAACCACAGGACGTGGAGagccatctgtctctctccctcttgcgcacacacacacacacacacacacatggcggTAGCATGTACAGGCAGGGAGAGACATTAATCATCGGGTTGGAGGAGCTCCCAGGAGCGGCCTACAACCCGCTGATAGaaaacctgacacacacctacacctagGATTGAGAGAGTGTGCAACAGGGCATAAAATAAGCCATTTCACAATGATCTTACAATCATCACAGAACAGTGAGATGAGATTTGTTTATAGCAGCACGCTTATTTTCAGTCCATCAGCTGTCCTGTGGGCTGCGTGCTCATCACACAATGTACTTGACAAATGTTACCAAGCAGTCCGGACATCTGCAGCACTCCGCGCCGCTTGTCTTTTTTTGCATGTAGCGTTCAACGCTTTAAAGCGCAAACAGCCCGAGGCGCCACGTCTTGAACTGGAGACACCTTTTACgagctttcaaaataaagatttcaaaataagagccaaAGGCCGCCCTGACTTGAGAAAAACATACTGCACCACCTTTCTGTCTTTGCAATGCTTCTCCTCCCGAGGTAGCGCCTGCAGTGGCAGCCCCAGCGTTCAGTTTTTACGATGGTCTGCCCACCAAAAGACATCATAAAACTCGAGTCgtgtcttccttttttttaagtatgCAGATAAAATAGTTAGTAGGCGCGCTTCAGTGGAAAGTTGGTCTCGGTCAGAAGGTTTGAAGAATTGCGTGTCGGTATATTTCAAGAAAATGAACGCGCGTCACGGTTTGAGGAAATTCTCACATCATGACGCTTCGGAGATGCATCTCCAAATGTTGCTCATTCATTAAACTAGTGTTTAAACAtcgtgtatttgtgtgtggtAGGTTTAGTCAACCAGAGCACGCATAGTCACTCATCTTGTGTTATGATTTGTCAGTAAACACATCCTGGCTCATACAAACCATCGCACCATCTGTGTCAATCGCCTCCGTTAGCCGCTGCGTCAATGACCCGTTTGTCCGCTGTGGACGGGATCTTTGGCGGCCCCGAGTCACAATCTGACCACCTACTGAATTTGTCATGAGCAAACATTTACTATCAGATCTGGAACCGTGGGAGAGATTTCTTTCCTGCTGGGGGCTGTTGTTGGGTTCTTGGAGCACACGGGCCAGAGGTGGACGAGTGCAAGGTCAGTGGGTGCATCAGAAGGAGGAAGGGGGTGTGAAAGGGTAGAGGAGGGAGATAGCAAtagacggtgtgtgtgtgtgtgtgtgtgtgtgtgtgtgtgtgatatatttgCAAAAAGGGGTCAGCCAGAGTTCCCCTGTCAGTGAAATGTGTGAGGCATCAGTGGCAGCATTTGTACTCTCCAGCCCCTCCGGTCTTCTTAGTTTGCGGTTAAAAGCAAAAGCTGTCAAAGATTATGAGCTGGAGGGGTGAAAATTATGCTCATTTGATCTGGGGCTAGATGGGGGGAATGTTTTGCACTTTGAAAATGTACGATCTTATCAAGCTCATAAAACTTGagcaggagggaagaaaatgaGTCAAAGGGTGGTATCAACATGTCGGCATAGTCTCTCAGTCACCCTCCGAAATAGACTCTATAGCCGACTACATTCTGTGAATTAAAggtcaaagaaaaaagaaaaaagagattATGATTAATATCCATTATTTTCTGCTATTCAAGGAAACAGAACGTGCAGTGTTTAAGCCCTTCTCCTGATGTCCTAATTTCCCAGTGTGGTACTCCATTTGCTGCTGTATAATAGATGGCCGGTGTGGAGCAAACGTTGTTTGGAACAACAGCTCCAACGCGCAGTATTAATGTCTGAAAGAATAGGCTGTTACATTAGGCACAGAAATTCCTATTGGAAtcaatagacacacacacacacacacacacacacacacacacacacagctttcagATGGAGGCCAGTAGACAAAGGCCTAAGTGCTAAGATAATAACCATCTGATTGGGTTAACAGAAGCAGCTCTGTTTAGGCCTGATGCTTTTGCTCACCATAATATTAGGTTGTCCgtctcctctttcacctccagGTTATTGAACTAGCTCTATTAGTGGAAATCTACTCCATTGTAATACATGAAGAGGATAGGATGTACAAAATATGTTTACGTTTTGGCCCTAATCGctctctgctcttctgtttATTACCGCTCTAGGCACGAGCAGTCATAAAGAGAAAAGATCGTAATTAACCTCGGGTGATATTTCTGTCTTGATGGCACTTGTAAATCgcacagaaaggaaaaaaacacatcctgAAATCAAAGACAAACCAAAAAGGAGGTTATGAATGAGGCAGCCAGTCgccttgttttcatttttggacGCGGCTAATTTTTGGCCCCGAGGGCAGGATGGTCGACTCTGTTGTGACAGTGGccgttttttgtgtgtgtgtgtgtgtgtgtgtgtgtgtgcgcgcgctttAGAACATGCAGAAAAGCAGATGTATCTTTATTGTATTTGGGAGGGGTAAAAGGATGTCGAGAAGAGCAGCAAATTACTTGAGCCTGCGAACAGAAGACTCCGAGAGGccctctgcttttatttaaaggaGGTGTCAGCACTTCTACCGTGTCGTGCTGACAAGGCAGACATATAAGAGGATCTCTACATCTCCTCCATATCAGACAGTTATGTAGGCCAAGAGACCCATTTGCATTTCACTCCATCCTTTTGCAAGCATTGCTGCACGTTCTGTGAAGGCAACACTAACtcggggggagagagagagagaggaaaaaaaactctgggagAGACTGTTTGAAGCTGGGCCCCAATTTAGGTCATCCATGTACTGTTAAACAACAGCTTTGCCCTCAGAACAAGACAAGCAGACCAGCGGCCCCGGCTCACACATCTCCTCTTAGAAAACGAGGCAGAAGCCACTAAATTAAGCTAAATAGGCCACCAGGGCTCTTTTttggcaataaataaataaataaataaataatgtggcGCATTGCACAGCAACACTTGGCCAGGTGCTCAAACTAATTCCGCGGATGGGTTTTTATCAAGTCAGGCACATTTGTACACTCTGTTCTTGGACTGCGTTACATCCCTCATAATTACATTAGGCAAGTGCAAAAGGACATTCTTTTCACAAAGCACCTGGAGGCCAGTGTTTTGTAATTGCAATACTTTTCGAAAGGGTTCACACACAGGTTAGTACACTTGAGTGAGGCCGCTGTGCAGTGTTACAGCATAAGAGCGTCAATACAGTTAGTTTGTGTTCTAAGATacatgttttagattttatacGAGGCCATTTAAAACCCGTTAAAATCCTAAAGCTAGTAAAACAGGCTGATGAATTAGGAAAATGTGCTTTCAGTGTTAATTTTTAGCTCCAATTACGAACACGTCTGCTCGACGGGGctttgaaaacacactgtgctCTTCTGCTGTTCCCATCATGCCCTCATGCTTCGCCtgctcactgctgtgtgtgtttgtacacgCGCTTAAATgcgcgcctgtgtgtgtgtgtgtgtgtgtgtgtgtgtgtgtgtgtgtgtgtgtgtcagtttcaTCTACTGATTGCATTTGTCTATAAAGCGTGCATACGTTTTCACGCGCGCCCACTCCTGATTCGCACACACCCCCCTTTTTTGGCTTTTGGTGCAGTATCCGCACGCTGTGCTGTGCATTGGTGCATTCATACATATAACTGTGTCTGTAGTTTGACTGTGTGCGCGCATGCAAAAATCAGACACTAGATGTGTAGGCTCCCTCAACAGATGGCCTTTTTCAACACACTCGCCTCTCGGCTAAGGCTCTTGCcagcaccaaaacacacacacacacacaagtgcgtGCACACACTCCTGCACAGAAATTCGATAGAAGCCTTCATGCATGCAAAAGCGTTGCCAGACCAATTGCATAATGTATCATTTTTGAGACAGCCGACACTCGCGGAGGATGAAAATGTGACCGCGAGGAGGAACATTCAGTTAAACCATGTTCCAGttattttttgatattttggacTTGCCCGTGAGCATTTTCCGGAGCCTTTTGTATGAAGGTGCATCATCCTCGCGTATCAGTGAGCACAGTTTGTCTGTCATCAATAACAAACCAGAGCAAGGGAAGATTTTTAAAGCTTGATACAAGCcagggcagcaaaaacaaaccacactgTTTCAATCaaaatcttgaaaaaaaacaacgatGGAAAATATAATTACAGTCTCGCAGAAGCCTCTAATGCAACTGAGATTGTTGATGGATAATGCCCTTGAGCTGCAAGTGACACGATTTATGGCTTTCTACACCCTTCCCCAGAGTTATGAGACAAAGACTGCAGTGcaggaaagggaaaaaacatCTTTGGGTGTGaccttttaataaaaatgtgacatgcTGTAGTTGAGGTCAGAACCGGTGTCACTTTTCTCCTTTACTCTTCTTTGTGAGTTAGCCTCGGGTGCACTCATACCGGCTTTGTATTTTGaaattctgtgtgttttgcacaCTTACAATTCGTATCACATCTTTGCGCTCACTAAAACAGCTCTCAGCTCGTCAATGTTTATCCCTCTGAGGCTCTACAACAAGCCTGTGCAGgtacactacatatctcacaGATGGCTGAATCCTGGGTTTTATTCTGAATGCACTCAGCGTGTGTCGCCCGCTTGCTGCCAGCGTTAAGAACACTTCAGCAGCACCATCCTAACCAACCCTGGCAGCGATTATTGGCTCTTGATTATGGTGGTACGCTAGCATGAAGCCATGTGTTCACCGTGATTTTCCCTCTCATTAATCTGccacactctgtctctccctttttctctctccctcgcttTATGTCTCttttcccccttctcctccttcctctcccccgGATCAGGAAGCCTCGTCCCGTCTCCCAGCTCGTCTCGCAGCAGCAGGTAacgcagcagtttgtgttgccCTCGCAGcccaaaaaggaaaagaaggagagagtagAGAGGGAGAAGAGCGACAGAGAGCCGGCGCTCAAGAAGAACAGTCACAAGAAGATGAGGTAAACAAGCTGACATGAGGTGGAAGGGATCAACCAGAATCAGACATTACAAGGATGCATGAATAAACACTATAGATGCGTTAGGGTTGATGTGTTGTCATACTTCATAGAATACTTCAAAAGAAGGAAGTGAAGAGGCTGGGAAACACCAGAAATAAATTTCAAAGTAGCGTCTGGAAGATGCTCTTTGAAATTTTTCAGTGACATTGCAGCAGGCAGATCAAGGTGCTTTTCATTCTTGGGTAAATTCAATCGAAAGATGGTGTTTTGCACTTCTTAACGCAAAGTGCAAGGCCTGATTAATACGGAACCTCGTGCAGGATTTTAAAGAAATGGTCTTCAAATGCTTTTTTGTTGCTCACTTATCCCCCAACTGTTTCCGCTCACTCACCAGGCCCAGGTTAAAAAACATCGACCGGAGCAGCGCCCAGCACCTGGAGGTGACGGTCGGGGACCTGACGGTCATCATAACAGACTTTAAGGAGAAGGCCAAGCCCTCGTCCACCTCGGCCACGTCGTCCAGCACCGCATCCACGGCCGACCACCACAGCCAGAACGGCTCCAGCTcggaaaacacagagaagggGCTCTCCCGTTCCTCCTCACCCCGAGGAGAGGGGAGCTCGGTCAATGGGGAGTCCCACTGAGTCAcgccccctctcttccttcaaaagaaaaacctcCCTCGGCCTCCACCCATATCTCATCTGCAAGTCCACAGGTCACTGGTGGAGCGTCCTGCCCCTCTACTTCACAGCAGCACAATACtgactatatttttttttttttttgcttgctttCTTTTGGATATTTCAATAGGGATTTGTCAGAGGTGCCAACACATCAGATTTGGCGAGTTTAATCAGTTTAAAGATTCTCCACAGCACTGGAATCCTGCATTTAGAaagcaatatttaaaaaacctTTTGCTCAACCTTTTGAAGTTTTTAGTTATTTACATTTCCACTTGGACATTTGGTGTAAATCGAAAAAGGATCCCACGCACTGTCCGAAGCTTCGCCATAAGAATATTTACCAAGACTCTGACGAGGAACTTCTTCAGGGCTCACCTGAGACACGTCTGTGTAAATGTTTGGACAAGCTTTATGGTCCTGCACGGTTTCCTTCAGATGCACCTGCCTGTCAAGGTTTCTttgttcaaaaaatatttttgttaaattcGAAATGTGCACCATTCATCTTCAGTGGCCGACAGTGACCTCTTCTTCCTCTATGTGGAATCTTTACCTACCTGTTATAAACCTGAACCATCTGTTACACACTCTCTGAACCTTCAACCTCACGGCGAACCTTATGCTCCTGATCTTGATACTCCAAGCTTTTACTTCTGGACTGCCTTTGCTGTAGAGTGACTGTTTTTGACACAGCATAGCAGCTGTACTGCTACTGGCACCATTTGGTGTTTTTGCGTGATGTTTGGAGCGGGTTGTTAAGTTCAGGTAATGCTTGTTACGTCCGTATAAAGCCGGGCCGGTATTGATTAAAGCCCTCTTTTACATGGTGCAGGAAGGTATACTATATGATTTTAAAGGATAAtactggtgtttttgttttttgatttaaatgtgtgcCAATAATTGATGCTACCGCTCTCAGCCAT is part of the Larimichthys crocea isolate SSNF chromosome XX, L_crocea_2.0, whole genome shotgun sequence genome and harbors:
- the yaf2 gene encoding YY1-associated factor 2; amino-acid sequence: MGDKRSPTRPKRQPKPSSDEGFWDCSVCTYKNTAEAFKCMMCDVRKGTSTRKPRPVSQLVSQQQVTQQFVLPSQPKKEKKERVEREKSDREPALKKNSHKKMRPRLKNIDRSSAQHLEVTVGDLTVIITDFKEKAKPSSTSATSSSTASTADHHSQNGSSSENTEKGLSRSSSPRGEGSSVNGESH